The genomic window GTCACCGCATATCCCGAACCGGTGGAGAACCTCGTGGCCGCCTGCGTGCCGTCGGGGGCGACGATGCGCATCCCCGTGACGGGCACGGCGGCACCGGCGACGGCGCCACGAGCGCCGATGCGGTCGAGGACTGCGTCGCATCCGGGATTCAGATAGTCACCGCACGGCTTGGGGCGTGGGAACTTGGCCCGATCGAGCACCACCACGCGACACCCCCACCTCGCCAAAAGCGCGGCGGCCGCACTTCCGGCGGGTCCGGCTCCGACGACGACCGCGTCAACGATCAGCAAGGATCGGCTGCCAACCGGATTCGGGAGAATGCGATCCGAAAGAGGGGGAGGCGGCTCACCCGCATCCCCGGGATGCTCGCGTCTTCAGCGAACCGGCGGTACTCGGGCCATGACATGGCCCGGCGGATCGAGAGGGGGCCGTCGTGGCGGATCAGCCGGTTCCGAGATAGGCGCGTGAGGAGCCACACGCCGCCGTAGCCCCCGGGAGACCGGAGGAGGTCGACGGCGAGGAAGCCCACGCGCGACAGCCGGTGCAATCGCCTCAGGAGCGCGATCCCATGATCCCTGGCCAGATGATGGAGCGTCAGGTTGCAGAGACAGACGTCGAAGCTGGCGTCCCGGAACGGCAGCGCGGTCGCGTCCGCGAGGATTACGCGCACGGCCGGGTGGGCGGCGGCCCTCTCCCTGGCGATGCGGGTGATCGTCGAGTGATGGTCCACGCCGACGACCCGCACCGGGACCAGCCGGCGCCGTCCCCACTCGACAACGGCGGCCGGTACATCCGCCCCCCCGGTGCCCACGTCGAGGACCGCCAGCGCGTCCGATCCCCCGCCTGTCCGTGTCCGCCACACCGGGAGGATCAGGTCGAGGTATCGGCGGACGGCCGCGTGCCCGCCAAGGAACCGGTTCAGCCGCTCGAGATCGCGTAGGGCTCCTCGGAGATCGGGAACGGAGCACTCCGGATCGTCCATGAGTTCGGGCTGGGTCGCAGACGACGCGCACCTCATCACACCGAGCCTACGGGTCCGGATTCACGGCCTCGTAACGTCTCCGGCCGCCTTTGGGAGGCCCCCCGTGCGCCTTCATCAAATCTTTATATGAAATTCATATCGTAATGGCTGCGTACTCTAGTTCCGCCACGAGCGGGTTCCTTAAGCAGCGATCGACGACTGCGCGGAGGCTTAGACGATGGCTGAGGATGCAACCGTGCTGGTCGTCGACGACGACCACAAACTCATCCAGCTGGTCCGGATGTACCTCGAACGCGAAGGGTTCTCGGTGCTCGCCGCGTACGACGGGCCGCAGGCGCTCGAGGTGTTCCAGCGGCACCATCCGGGGTTCATCATTCTCGATTTGATGCTGCCACGCATCGATGGCGTCTCCCTCTGCCGGCAGATCCGCAAGGCGTCCAACGTCCCGATCCTCATGCTCACGGCGAAGGTCGAGGAGGTGGACAAGCTGGTCGGGCTCTCGGTGGGAGCCGACGACTACGTGACCAAGCCGTTCAGCCCGCGCGAGCTCGTCGCCCGTGTCCGCGCCATCCTCCGGCGCGCGGTTCCCGCGAAGCCGGCGGCCGCGAGATTGGCGCAGGGCGAGCTCACGATGGACCTCGAACGGCACGAGGTCACCCTCGACGGACTCGAGGTGCGGTTGACCCCGATCGAATACAAGTTGTTGCAGGCGCTGATGGAGTTTCCGGGTCGCGTGTTCACGCGCGATCAGCTCCTCGCGCATGTGTACGCGTTCGACGAGGCCGTCGTGGTCGATCGGACGGTCGACGTGCACATCGGGAAATTGCGCGAGAAGCTCCGGGACGACCCCGTCCGTCCCCGGTACATCCAGACCGTTCGTGGGGTTGGGTACAAATTGGTGGGCGGTGACCGTGCGGGGTAGCCTGCTCTGGCGCCTCCTCGCCGTTCAGTTGCTCGTGATCGCGATCGCGGTCGTGGTGTCCGGCATCGCCATTTCGCAACTGGCCGCGCACACCTTCATGGCGATCATGATGCGCTATCATATCGATCCCACCATGATCGAGGCCGAGTTCCACGTCGAGATCCGCCGGATCCTCCTCGTCAGCAGCCTCATCACGGCGTCGATCGCCATGCTCCTCGGATGGGCGCTGGTCACGCGGATCGTCCGGCCGCTGAAGCAGATGATGATGCTCGCCGAGCGGATCGCGCAGGGCGATTACGCCCGCCGGGTCGATGCGCGGGGCCGTGATGAGATCGGGGGCCTGGCGGAGTCGCTCAACCTGATGGCGGCGAGCCTCATGCGCATCGAAGGGCTCCGGCGTGATCTGGTCGCCAACGTCGCCCACGAACTGCGGACTCCGCTGACCACGCTCCAGGGGTACCTGGAGGCGCTCCGGGACGGAGTGGCCCCGGCGAATCATGAAACCTTCGAATTGCTCCATGAGGAAGTGTTGCGTCTGGTCCGGCTCGTCGACGACCTTCACCAGCTGAGCCAGTTCGACGCCAGGGTCTCCCAGCTCCGCAGCGCGCCCCTGGATGTTGCCGCGCTCGTCGAACGGTTGGTCACAGTGTACGGCCCGGAGTTCGCCAACCGCGGTCTCACCCTCACGGAAGCGCACGACGATAGGCTGCCTATGATCGACGCGGACGGAGACCTGGTGAGCCAAGGCCTCCGCAACCTGATCGACAACGCGCGGCGATACGCCTCTCCCGCATCCACCGTCACGGTCGCGGCGCACCGCCAGGGCGATGGGGTTCGGCTGGCCGTCACCAACACGGGCGAGGGCATCGCCACCGAGGATCTTCCGCGCATCTTCGAGCGGTTCTACCGCGGCGAGAAGTCGCGTTCCCGCGAGACGGGCGGCGCGGGGATCGGACTGTCGATCGTCCGGGAGATCGCGGGGGCGCACGGCGGAGAGACAGGCGTCACGAGCGCGGACGGGGTGACAACCGTCTGGTTTACGCTTCCGGCCCGGCAGGCCGCGCCCGTGACGGTCCTCCCCGCTCGATGGGACCGGCGGACCGACTCCGCTGTGGATCCCGCGGGGCAGACCCGCGCGTAAGCCGGCTCCGCGCGAGTCGCGCCCACCGCACCACTGATCGCGCCGCCCCCGGGGTCTGTGGCGCCCAGGACTTCGCGGAGGCTCACCACATTGCCGACGACGAGGACTGCGGGAGGCTCGAGCGCCGCGTCCTGCACCAGACGGGCGATGGTTCCGAGCGTCCCGGTCACCGTGCGCTGGTACGGCAGCGTGCCGCTCGAGACGACGGCGGCCGGTTTCGAGGGGGACACGCCGGACGCGATGAGCCGACGCGTCGTGCGCGCGAGAGCCCGGAGCCCCATCAGCACGACCACTGTCGGAATCCGCGCGACGGCATCCCAATCGATGGCTATGGGATCGTCACATTGATGCCCGGTGACCACCACAAAC from bacterium includes these protein-coding regions:
- a CDS encoding methyltransferase domain-containing protein — encoded protein: MRCASSATQPELMDDPECSVPDLRGALRDLERLNRFLGGHAAVRRYLDLILPVWRTRTGGGSDALAVLDVGTGGADVPAAVVEWGRRRLVPVRVVGVDHHSTITRIARERAAAHPAVRVILADATALPFRDASFDVCLCNLTLHHLARDHGIALLRRLHRLSRVGFLAVDLLRSPGGYGGVWLLTRLSRNRLIRHDGPLSIRRAMSWPEYRRFAEDASIPGMRVSRLPLFRIAFSRIRLAADPC
- a CDS encoding response regulator transcription factor — its product is MAEDATVLVVDDDHKLIQLVRMYLEREGFSVLAAYDGPQALEVFQRHHPGFIILDLMLPRIDGVSLCRQIRKASNVPILMLTAKVEEVDKLVGLSVGADDYVTKPFSPRELVARVRAILRRAVPAKPAAARLAQGELTMDLERHEVTLDGLEVRLTPIEYKLLQALMEFPGRVFTRDQLLAHVYAFDEAVVVDRTVDVHIGKLREKLRDDPVRPRYIQTVRGVGYKLVGGDRAG
- a CDS encoding ATP-binding protein translates to MRGSLLWRLLAVQLLVIAIAVVVSGIAISQLAAHTFMAIMMRYHIDPTMIEAEFHVEIRRILLVSSLITASIAMLLGWALVTRIVRPLKQMMMLAERIAQGDYARRVDARGRDEIGGLAESLNLMAASLMRIEGLRRDLVANVAHELRTPLTTLQGYLEALRDGVAPANHETFELLHEEVLRLVRLVDDLHQLSQFDARVSQLRSAPLDVAALVERLVTVYGPEFANRGLTLTEAHDDRLPMIDADGDLVSQGLRNLIDNARRYASPASTVTVAAHRQGDGVRLAVTNTGEGIATEDLPRIFERFYRGEKSRSRETGGAGIGLSIVREIAGAHGGETGVTSADGVTTVWFTLPARQAAPVTVLPARWDRRTDSAVDPAGQTRA